From the Malus domestica chromosome 17, GDT2T_hap1 genome, one window contains:
- the LOC103404357 gene encoding WAT1-related protein At5g40240-like has translation MVWQRRIWGAVPFTAMVIVECAEVGVSTISKVAMSKGMSHFVFIVYYNALGTLLLLPFFIFRRKKRAPLTFRLICQFFLLGLIGSSGKILFFAGVKNSSALLASAMANLTPIFTFLLALIFRMEKLDLRKATSYAKSLGAIISVGGALIVTLYDGPALLNSSSSSGSSHSTHGSFVSRSSTWIFGGLLLAIQCLVASGWNIAQAATVKDYPEEMTIVFFYTMFLTIQCTVISLIVERNNMSAWKLELPIEIIAVVYAAICVSVFRISVHVWCLHKKGPVYVAMFKPLGIAIAALLVVVFLGETFYLGSLIGSIVISVGFYTVIYAKMKEKAMADNEAVQPLKPSDQIQMAPLLPSSISNEV, from the exons ATGGTGTGGCAGCGTCGCATATGGGGCGCCGTGCCCTTCACTGCCATGGTAATCGTTGAGTGTGCAGAAGTTGGCGTGTCGACGATAAGCAAAGTAGCCATGTCGAAAGGGATGAGCCACTTTGTCTTCATTGTCTACTACAATGCTCTTGGTACCCTCTTGCTCCTCCCCTTCTTCATCTTCCGAAG AAAGAAGCGAGCTCCTTTGACTTTCAGGCTCATCTGCCAATTCTTTCTCCTCGGCCTAATAGG GAGCTCAGGGAAAATACTGTTTTTTGCCGGTGTCAAAAACAGTTCGGCTCTTCTTGCGTCAGCAATGGCGAATCTCACCCCAATCTTCACTTTCTTGCTTGCCCTAATTTTCAG GATGGAAAAGCTAGACTTGAGAAAAGCAACGAGTTATGCCAAATCCTTGGGCGCCATTATATCAGTGGGAGGGGCATTGATAGTGACCCTTTACGACGGCCCTGCCCTATTGAACTCTTCCTCGTCTTCCGGCTCGAGTCACTCGACTCATGGATCTTTCGTCTCACGGTCATCAACCTGGATCTTTGGAGGTCTGCTACTCGCAATCCAATGCCTCGTAGCTTCGGGATGGAACATCGCTCAG GCAGCCACTGTGAAGGATTACCCGGAAGAAATGACCATAGTCTTCTTCTACACCATGTTTCTTACAATTCAATGCACAGTTATCTCTCTAATTGTGGAGAGGAATAATATGAGTGCATGGAAACTGGAGCTTCCCATTGAGATAATCGCCGTTGTGTACGCG GCAATCTGTGTGAGTGTGTTTCGCATCAGTGTTCATGTCTGGTGCTTGCACAAGAAGGGGCCTGTTTATGTAGCCATGTTTAAGCCCTTAGGAATCGCCATTGCGGCACTCCTGGTGGTTGTTTTCCTTGGCGAAACCTTTTATCTCGGCAG TTTGATTGGTTCTATTGTGATCTCGGTGGGATTTTATACCGTGATATACGCAAAAATGAAGGAGAAAGCGATGGCGGATAATGAGGCAGTTCAACCATTAAAACCGTCTGATCAAATCCAAATGGCTCCTCTGTTGCCAAGCAGTATCAGTAACGAAGTATGA
- the LOC103416975 gene encoding WAT1-related protein At5g40240-like, with the protein MVWQSRIWGAVPFTAMVIVECAEVGVSTLSKVAMSKGMSKFVFIVYYNALGTLLLLPFFIFQRNRRAPLTFRLICQFFLLGLIGSAGKILFFAGVKNSSALLASAMANLTPIFTFLLALIFRMEKLDLRKATSYAKSLGAIISVGGALVVTLYNGPALLNSSSSSGSSHSTHRSFVSQSSTWIFGGLLLAIQCLVASGWNIAQAATVKDYPEEMTIVFFYTMFLTIQCTVISLIVERNNLNAWKLELPIEIITIVYAAICVSVFRISVHVWCLHKKGPVYVAMFSPLGIAIAAVLVVVFLGDTFYLGSLIGSIVISVGFYTVIYAKMKEKAMADDEGVQLSKPADDEGAQLSKPADDVGVQLSKPSSQIQMTPQLPSSISNEV; encoded by the exons ATGGTGTGGCAAAGTCGCATATGGGGCGCCGTGCCCTTCACTGCCATGGTAATCGTTGAGTGTGCAGAAGTTGGCGTGTCGACGTTGAGCAAAGTAGCCATGTCAAAAGGGATGAGCAAATTTGTCTTCATTGTCTACTACAATGCTCTTGGTACCCTCTTGCTCCTCCCCTTCTTCATCTTCCAAAG AAACAGGCGAGCTCCTTTGACTTTCAGGCTCATCTGCCAATTCTTTCTCCTCGGCCTAATAGG GAGCGCAGGGAAAATACTGTTTTTTGCTGGTGTCAAAAACAGTTCGGCTCTTCTTGCGTCAGCAATGGCAAATCTCACCCCAATTTTCACTTTCTTGCTAGCCTTAATTTTCAG GATGGAAAAGCTAGACTTGAGAAAAGCAACGAGTTATGCCAAATCCTTGGGCGCCATTATATCAGTGGGAGGGGCATTGGTAGTGACCCTTTACAACGGACCTGCCCTATTGAACTCTTCCTCGTCTTCCGGCTCGAGTCACTCGACTCATAGATCTTTCGTCTCACAGTCATCAACCTGGATCTTTGGAGGTCTGCTACTCGCAATCCAATGCCTCGTAGCTTCGGGATGGAACATCGCTCAG GCAGCCACCGTGAAGGATTACCCGGAAGAAATGACCATAGTCTTCTTCTACACCATGTTTCTTACAATTCAATGCACAGTTATCTCTCTAATTGTGGAAAGGAATAATCTGAATGCATGGAAACTGGAGCTTCCCATTGAGATAATCACCATTGTGTACGCG GCAATCTGTGTGAGTGTGTTTCGCATCAGTGTTCATGTCTGGTGCTTGCACAAGAAGGGGCCTGTTTATGTAGCCATGTTTTCACCCTTAGGAATCGCCATTGCGGCAGTCCTGGTGGTTGTTTTCCTTGGCGACACCTTTTATCTCGGCAG CTTGATTGGATCCATTGTGATCTCGGTGGGATTTTATACCGTGATATACGCAAAAATGAAGGAGAAAGCGATGGCGGATGATGAGGGagttcaactatcaaaaccggCGGATGATGAGGGagctcaactatcaaaaccggCGGATGATGTGGGagttcaactatcaaaaccgtCTTCCCAAATCCAAATGACTCCTCAGTTGCCAAGCAGTATCAGCAATGAAGTATGA
- the LOC103404583 gene encoding WAT1-related protein At3g28050-like yields MAAAGRSCYRDVLPFMAMVTMECMNVGLNTLFKAATLNGMSYHVFVVYSYSVAAFVLIPAPFISRRSRVLPPLNFSIMSKILILGLIGSSSQIMGYTGINYSSPTLASAISNLVPAFTFILAIIFRLESTALRSRSSQAKILGTIVSLAGAFVVTLYKGPPIVFANRSQSISLYQPLLNSPPATNSNWIIGGLLLTAEYILVPLWYIVQAQIMKEYPNELTVIFFYNVCVVAVSAFVALITEPNSSAWKLRPNIALLSILCSGLFGSFLNNAVHTWVLRLKGPVYVTMFKPLSMAIAVVMGVVFLHDTLHLGSLVGATIISFGFYTVLWGKTKEEVGEEPVATSLESPSTTHKAPLLQNYKNEK; encoded by the exons ATGGCAGCAGCAGGGAGGTCTTGTTACAGAGATGTGCTGCCGTTCATGGCGATGGTAACAATGGAGTGCATGAACGTCGGCCTAAACACTCTCTTCAAAGCTGCCACTCTAAATGGAATGAGCTACCATGTCTTTGTTGTCTACTCTTACTCAGTTGCTGCCTTTGTTCTCATCCCAGCTCCCTTCATCTCCCGCAG ATCAAGGGTGCTTCCTCCGCTCAACTTCTCCATCATGTCTAAAATTCTTATTCTTGGACTCATAGG GAGTTCATCACAGATCATGGGGTACACAGGAATCAACTACAGCTCTCCAACACTTGCTTCAGCCATCAGCAACCTTGTGCCAGCTTTCACTTTCATCCTTGCCATCATTTTTAG GCTGGAAAGTACAGCATTGAGAAGCCGAAGCAGTCAAGCAAAAATCTTGGGTACAATAGTTTCACTTGCAGGTGCATTTGTGGTGACTCTCTACAAGGGCCCTCCTATTGTGTTTGCTAATCGATCACAATCTATTTCACTTTACCAACCTCTCCTAAACTCACCACCAGCAACAAATTCAAATTGGATAATTGGTGGCCTTCTGCTAACAGCTGAGTACATATTGGTACCACTTTGGTACattgttcag GCACAAATCATGAAAGAGTACCCGAATGAGTTAACCGTCATCTTCTTCTACAATGTCTGTGTGGTCGCCGTATCTGCATTTGTTGCTTTGATTACAGAACCAAATTCCAGCGCTTGGAAGTTGAGACCTAATATTGCATTGCTTTCCATACTCTGCTCA GGGCTATTTGGGTCGTTTTTGAACAATGCTGTTCACACATGGGTGCTGCGCTTGAAGGGACCTGTCTATGTGACAATGTTCAAGCCTTTGTCCATGGCCATTGCCGTGGTCATGGGCGTTGTGTTCCTTCATGACACTCTTCATCTCGGAAG cCTAGTTGGAGCAACAATTATATCTTTTGGGTTTTATACTGTACTGTGGGGAAAAACAAAGGAAGAGGTCGGTGAAGAACCTGTAGCTACTAGCCTGGAATCCCCATCTACCACCCACAAGGCCCCTTTATTGCAAAACTATAAAAACGAAAAGTAA
- the LOC103404358 gene encoding protease Do-like 9: MYIQHISPACSTTVNDALSLPPVTHPLSPELINISASGLADQNGGCGNDLLSVVSEPPMSVPRWQRVGRVVPSMDAVVKVFCVHTAPNFSLPWQRKKQYSSSSSGFVIGGRMILTNAHSVDHHTQVKLKKRGSDTKYLATVLAVGAECDIAMLTVSDDEFWEGISPVEFGELPALQDAVTVVGYPIGGDTISVTSGVVSRMEILPYVHGFTELLGMQIDAAINSGNSGGPAFNDKGECVGIAFQCLKHEDAENIGYVIPVPVIMHFIRDYEKNGAYTGFPILGIEWQKMENPDLRMSMGMRPDQKGIRIRRLEPTAPESQLLKPSDVILSFDGVNIASDGTVPFRNGERIGFSYLVTQKYIRDNALIKVLRNFETLEFNIKLAKHKELIPSHIEGKPPSFYIIAGFVFTAVSVPYLRSEFGNIFDVPIKLLDKHLHAMAQSIDEQLIVVSQVLVADINIGYEDIVNNQVLTFNGMPVKNLKNLASMIENCDDEYLKFGLEYNQMVVLQTKTAKAATLDILTTHCISSSMSDDLKTKENTLEEVHSTADDLRDTILEKVEAVYLP, encoded by the exons ATGTATATCCAACACATCAGTCCGGCCTGTTCCACCACCGTCAACGACGCCCTTTCCCTCCCGCCCGTAACCCATCCCCTCAGCCCCGAGCTCATCAATATATCGGCTTCCGGACTGGCCGACCAAAACGGCGGTTGTGGGAACGATTTGTTGTCTGTCGTTTCGGAGCCGCCGATGTCAGTGCCGAGGTGGCAGAGGGTGGGGAGAGTTGTCCCGTCAATGGACGCGGTGGTGAAGGTGTTCTGCGTCCACACTGCGCCGAACTTCTCGCTGCCGTGGCAGAGGAAGAAGCAGTACAGCTCCAGCAGTAGTGGGTTTGTGATTGGGGGCAGGATGATTTTGACCAATGCGCATTCGGTGGATCATCATACCCAGGTCAAGCTCAAGAAACGGGGCTCCGACACCAAGTATTTGGCCACTGTGTTGGCCGTTGGAGCGGAATGCGATATCG CGATGCTTACGGTGAGTGATGATGAGTTCTGGGAAGGGATTTCACCTGTGGAGTTTGGAGAGTTGCCTGCACTGCAAGATGCCGTGACAGTGGTTGGGTACCCGATTGGGGGTGACACAATCTCCGTGACGAGCGGAGTTGTGTCGAGGATGGAGATCCTGCcttatgttcatggcttcaccGAGCTTCTGGGAATGCAG ATAGATGCTGCAATCAACTCTGGAAACTCTGGTGGCCCTGCCTTTAATGATAAGGGAGAATGCGTGGGAATTGCATTTCAGTGCCTCAAACATGAAGATGCGGAAAATATAGGCTATGTTATACCAGTACCAGTTATTATGCATTTCATTCGAGATTATGAGAAAAATGGGGCATATACAGGGTTCCCAATTCTCGGAATTGAGTGGCAAAAGATGGAGAATCCTGATCTTCGCATGTCAATGGGGATGAGACCTGATCAAAAGGGTATCCGTATTAGAAGGCTGGAACCTACAGCTCCAGAATCTCAACTGCTAAAGCCATCTGATGTTATTCTTAGTTTTGATGGGGTTAACATTGCTAGTGATGGCACAg ttccaTTCAGGAATGGAGAGCGCATAGGTTTCAGTTACCTTGTCACTCAAAAATACATACGTGACAATGCTCTAATAAAAGTTCTTCGGAACTTTGAGACACTTGAGTTCAACATTAAACTTGCAAAACACAAGGAACTCATCCCATCACACATCGAGGGAAAACCTCCTTCCTTTTATATCATTGCTGGATTCGTTTTCACAGCTGTATCTGTTCCATATCTGCGTTCTGAG TTTGGAAATATATTTGACGTTCCAATCAAACTGTTAGACAAGCATTTACATGCAATGGCACAGTCTATTGACGAACAGCTCATTGTTGTTTCTCAG GTACTTGTTGCTGACATTAATATTGGATATGAGGACATCGTTAACAATCAG GTTCTTACTTTCAACGGTATGCCTGTGAAGAATCTGAAGAACTTGGCCAGCATGATTGAGAATTGTGATGATGAGTACCTTAAGTTCGGCCTTGAATACAATCAG ATGGTTGTTCTGCAAACAAAAACTGCCAAGGCAGCAACGCTGGATATCCTCACGACACATTGCATATCATCGTCCATGTCCGATGATCTTAAGACTAAAGAGAATACTTTAGAGGAAGTACATTCTACGGCCGATGACCTTAGAGATACGATCTTAGAGAAAGTAGAGGCTGTCTACTTGCCTTAA